Proteins from a genomic interval of Bdellovibrionales bacterium:
- a CDS encoding AGE family epimerase/isomerase: MSGIKLKLGLVLFGMLSVLKSEARDLPFFHLLNSGGEFHRNNSQLDWTNSGLWRKTSQHSNDFFIRYSWDKELGSFASEIEMDGSRMSNTRYLIASSQMLYGLAYGVNWNQQRRETEMARRQAKFVLQKMIVANDLGPYFKVAVDHNGYDLNKQRSLSASEQAEGFFGLVALYSKTRNPTILRQIDVLFDSFYRRFHDDQNLGFFDDFDLMTGRPLLPGREVSNKSYGSTVTVATSFLIDLAQLNTPRQRHYIAIMEELLDIVADHFIDTETGWIIENFTSDWRPAWRDWQVQKVKKTKDGGDSSSRDVSVGRTGHNYEAAWLLMRGATDLKYISAEKKAKYLAAARVILVSMLNSNSLDRERGGVFDTFIRETDSPMWHQNKVWWQQTKAMLALAKAISVGLFSEEGSEELASLALIQLDKIVRFYFDHFVDDKNGGEFSVLSREGLPVAGEPKGQREKASGHSVELSRFMSEYSKLVKAQYLTMIGH; the protein is encoded by the coding sequence TTGAGTGGGATCAAATTGAAATTGGGCCTCGTACTTTTTGGAATGCTTTCTGTCCTGAAGTCAGAGGCAAGAGATCTGCCCTTTTTTCATCTCCTCAACAGCGGTGGGGAATTTCATCGAAATAATTCTCAATTGGATTGGACCAATTCCGGTTTATGGAGAAAAACTTCTCAGCACTCAAATGATTTTTTTATTCGTTACTCCTGGGACAAGGAGCTGGGGTCTTTTGCATCCGAAATTGAAATGGACGGATCTCGAATGAGCAATACCAGATATTTGATTGCTTCAAGTCAAATGCTCTATGGTTTGGCTTACGGGGTCAATTGGAATCAACAGAGGAGAGAGACTGAAATGGCACGTAGGCAGGCCAAATTTGTTCTCCAAAAAATGATCGTTGCGAATGACCTAGGACCTTACTTCAAAGTTGCGGTCGATCACAATGGCTATGACCTTAACAAGCAGAGATCGCTCTCAGCCAGCGAACAGGCCGAAGGATTTTTCGGACTGGTGGCTCTTTACTCTAAGACGAGGAATCCCACCATCTTGAGGCAAATTGATGTCTTGTTTGATTCCTTTTACAGGAGATTTCATGACGACCAAAATCTGGGATTTTTTGATGATTTTGACCTGATGACAGGAAGACCTCTCTTGCCTGGAAGGGAAGTCTCGAACAAGAGTTATGGATCAACTGTGACCGTCGCGACATCTTTTTTAATTGATTTGGCTCAGTTGAATACGCCTCGCCAAAGGCATTATATCGCGATCATGGAAGAGCTTTTGGACATTGTCGCAGATCACTTTATTGACACCGAAACGGGATGGATAATTGAGAATTTCACCTCCGATTGGAGGCCTGCCTGGAGGGATTGGCAAGTTCAGAAAGTAAAGAAGACGAAAGACGGCGGAGATAGCAGCTCAAGGGATGTGAGTGTTGGGAGGACAGGTCATAATTATGAAGCGGCCTGGCTCTTGATGAGAGGAGCGACCGACTTAAAGTACATTTCCGCAGAAAAGAAGGCCAAATACTTGGCCGCAGCTCGCGTGATTTTGGTTTCGATGCTGAATTCAAATTCCCTTGATCGCGAACGGGGAGGGGTTTTTGATACTTTTATTCGGGAAACGGATTCTCCAATGTGGCATCAAAATAAAGTGTGGTGGCAGCAAACGAAGGCCATGCTGGCTTTGGCAAAAGCGATCTCTGTGGGCCTTTTCTCAGAAGAGGGCAGCGAGGAGCTCGCCAGTCTTGCGTTGATTCAGCTCGATAAGATTGTGAGGTTCTATTTTGATCATTTTGTGGATGATAAAAATGGGGGAGAGTTCTCAGTTCTTAGTCGAGAAGGTCTTCCCGTCGCCGGTGAGCCTAAGGGTCAAAGGGAAAAGGCGAGTGGCCACAGTGTGGAGCTTTCTCGATTCATGTCTGAATACTCAAAGCTGGTCAAGGCCCAGTATCTGACAATGATTGGGCATTGA